CTCGCTGGGCGCCTTGCAGAGGCCACGCGCTACGACGGACTCACAACGGGGGCACAGGACGACTATCAACGCGCCACGCAAGCTGCCATACAGCAGTTTCTTTCATTCGGCATGTCTCAAAGCGTTGGGTTACTTGCATACGAACCGCAGAGACTGAATGAGGGTCGAATTTATCAACGTCACTCCGAGAGGGCGCAAGCGATGGCCGAGGTTGAAGCTGCACGTCTGGTCGATGTTGCACAACGCTTTACGCAGACACTCATTGCTGCAAATGCAAACACTCTGCACAGAGTGGCGGATGCCCTGGTGGTCAAGCGGGAACTTCTTTCCGATGAATTGGCGACTTTGATGGGAAAGCGGGGAACAGTACGGTTgacgaaagaagcaaaagaagcgcTTGCTGAATTTTTGAGGAAGGCTGAGGAACACAGGCCCTCGTTCAGTAATGTGACAGCCTGAGGTGTCAAATGGTatatgttgtttgtttgcgcaGTAGCGCACCTTAGTATTAGTGGAGgacttgtttattttgttggcACCGTTGCTATTATGGATGCCTTGCCTCTGCGACCTTATTCCCCTACCTGTAACGCTGCGCGATACCGAGTTTCTTGataaggatttttttttgcatttattttaaCAATTCTTAAGACGCAGTGGTGGATGTTTTTTGATTACCCTTCACTCAGCCTTCTTCatctcacttttcttttcttttccacctccTTTATTCTTACTCCACTTGAGCTCTTGCAGACACGCCGTGCGTGCAGACTTGCAATGAGCGACAGTCAAATGGACTGCACGGCTGTGTGGCCCAGCCAGGTGCAATACGTGGACGCAGGTGAACGGACACTTCTGTACCGTAGCAGGCGAGGATGTGTTTACCGCGTTTTCTCGAAAGAGCGAAATGAGTGGCTTGTgctaaaagaggaggaagtcCTTGAGCCCAACAATCTCGTACGCGCGGTGACGGCGGTGCAGAGTTTGCAATCACAGTTCCTTCTGTATCACTATAGCGTTCGCGTTCAAGACGGCCGCATGGCGGCGCTGCTGATGGAACAAATGGACTTTACCCTCCGCGATGTGCTGGCAGTCCAAAGCCGACTTGCAGAGGCGCAAGTGAGGGCAATTGCGCTGGTTGCCCTAAATGCTCTGGCAGACCTGCACGAAAGGGCTGGAATGGTTCACGGGGATCTGAGTCCGgcgaatattttttttaggcGAACTGGGGAAATGCGCCTCGGTGATTTTTCTAGTGCCGTCCCCATTGACGCTGCGGTGGAGTATTTTGCTAGCACGGTGTTGTACTCTCCTGTGGAAGCGTTGCGAAATCGGCAGCTGGTCTCCAGACCCAGTAGTGACATTTGGGCGCTCGGTGTCGTGCTGAATCACTGCGTTAGCGGAGAACGTCATCCCTTTGTCGCCGCGGGGGCCAGCGATTTCTGGAAATTTCTGTCAGAATTAGCCGAGGCAGAGGAAGAGACTCGCCGGTTACAGCTCCAGACTCACATCAGCGGTGAGTTTAGCGAATTACTAAGTGGGATGCTGTCCTGGAATCCTGCGTCCCGCCCAACCGCAAAGGAATTGCTTAACAGCCGCTGCCTTTCGCAGATGAGCATGTGTTCCGCCAGAGAAACATTGTGGTCCTTGGTTTCTGAGCATTGTAGTCTGAGAAGTTAAATGTGTACATTCGCTGTTGTTTCGCACACTAGTTGAGCGTCTACCCCATCagtgttttcattttctgttcGGTAACTGTGGcccttcctcttcactttcttccccgtgtttttctttcattttgtacAGCCATGAGGTTCATCAACCAAGCAGCGTCTGACCGTGCGGTCATCAATGCCGGAGGACGTCGGTTTGAAACTCTCTTCAGCACTTTGCATCGTTACCCTGACACGCCTTTCGCTCAGCTCTTTCCACTGCCCGGTCGTGGCGCCCGCCAACACCGGGGCCGTGAATTCTTTTTGGATGTCACTCCACATGTTTTCGAGTACATTCTGGGATTCCTGCGGACCAACCAACTGAACCTCCCAGCTGAGAATTTGCAGATACGGGCGGAGGTAGTTTACTCTATGAACCAGTGGGGGCTTCTAGAGCATGCCTTCCCGCCGGAAGTTATTGAAGACGGTGAAGGTTGCAGCACTGGAGGTGCGGTGGTTAAGCTCCCTGATGTTTGTGTCGTTCAGGTTTGCGACCACATGCAACACGACCAAGGAGTGAAGCGGCATGCGTTAACCATTACTTACGGTGCGGATGGCTTTCAGCTCCGTTCGCTCATTCGCCGCGTGCGACGTGACCTTGAGCGCCAGCTATCGTCAACTTACTGGCAGTGCTATCAAACCAATGAACGGGCAGCCTTCTTTGTCACGACTAAGGTGGCTAATGGAACTGCCGACCTTCTCACAACGTCCGTGACGCAGCAACTTGTAGAGCACACAGAATCCATGGGTTACTCACTGGCTTCGTCATACGTGACGCTGAGCCCGGACGTTGTACACACCAGCGTACGCATGCTAATTCACAATTTTACCTTCCGTCGCAGTAGGCGGGTTGAAGTGGAGCCAGGTGATGGAATTGCATTAGGAGAGGGCAGTGAAACCATCGAGGCTGAGCCCAATATACCGACGATGCACGTGGGACCAAGGAGGGAACCACTTAATGCAGCCGAGTCGATTCCACCAAGAAACGAAAGGGCAGTTAATATTTGGAcggtggactgatggatggAAGTCACTGAAGGGTATCGATCGCGCTTGTTTGCATCCATACCTCATGCCGTTGGTAACTCGATTTTAGGCGCAAGCAAAGTACGCTTACTGTTTCTATTCACTTCGTGACTCATCATGCTTTTTGCTGGTGTTCATGCATGCTCTGGAAGTGCTTGAAATAGGTTCAGGGGGGGGCGAGGTGCGTTAACATCCCTTGGAGATAGTGCAACTTCCAAACAAGTGTGCAATTGTCTCATCTTGGGTAGAACCATTGGGCTCCAGGAGAAGGCAAAAGCGCGGATGCTGTACCTCTGTGATTAAGTTGACTGCAAGGGGGGCAGATGTCGGGTGCCCCGTGCCGCGCCGTGCTGCCGCTAGTTGGGCGTGTTCCTATTGCGTCTCCCACTCTAGCGACTAGGACCCTGCCGATGCAACGACATTCCAGATGGTTAGGGTGGGTTCCGTGTTGCTTCATCCAGGATATTTGAAGTAGCACCCCATACGGTGCCATCAAGGTGCGCTGTTCTCGCGTTCAACATCACAGTTATCTTAATGTGTGTGTAAGGACATTCGCCTTCATACAAGACCAGGGCGCAGAAGCTGAGTCGTCTTCCCTGAtacatcctctttttttgttttttttttcgagcgTGAAGGCGAAGTGCCACTTTCTAAGACTGGTTTTTTGCATCACTCTCCAGCAGCCTTTCTAGAGTGCGTTCTGTGCCCTTTCTTCATAACAGTGTGTTCCTCACCGCCGCCGGAACTCAGCCGATACACTTGGGTGGGTCCTTTCCCACGGAGAAGGAATGGTTAGGGTTACGCCACTGCTATTCGGCCTGTCTGTTTGCACAGCATCTGGCGGGGACAAGGCTCTCTTTGAGTATTGCAATATTTTACTTACCCCGGGGAGGGCTTCGCAGCTTTTAAGGGGCTTGCAAACTCGGGCTGTACCTGGtgtgaggggaaggggaaagttTTGCTGTAcgccttttgtttccctttgatGTTACGGGCCACGGTAAGTGTAAGTTTTCCACACGTGTTTACATGCGCACGCGTTGCGTGCTAAATTCACTGCTGGATATTTTTCCGCCACCCCTTACGGTTTCAGTTTCACAATGTTTCTCTGAGCACTATCCTCCGTTCGTTTACGTTGGGGTATGTAGTTAACTTCATGCATTTTGAACGTGTTGAAGTGGTGACGTCGTCAGATGGCTCCTCTTTGCTGCAATTCGATCTAGCCTGTGCGACGGCACTGAACCACTATACCCGATGCACGGAGCTGGGGAAGGATAAGCAAGAGCAAGGTAAACCATCTGCATCTGGGAATGAAGTGTGTTCCACCGGGCTTCGGGTGTACCATGGCGCTCATGTACTAGCCGCCTTTCTGGCTAAGTTTGGTAAATGCCTATTGCCCAGCGAAGCTGAGCACGACACATCTGCGGGCTGCCGACCATGGGCGGTTGAATTGGGATGTGGCTGTGGATTAGTTGGCTTCACCACTGCGATGCTCTTCCCGCACCTTAGTGTGGCCTTCACGGACGCGTCCAAAGACTGCTTGAGCCTTGTGGCGGCAAGCGCGGAGCAACTTGGGTTGGCACTGCTTCAGGTTGGTAGTGATGAGTTTGTTAGGCCCCTTCCGTGCAGCATGGAGGGACGGGCGTTGCTATCTTGTGAACTGGAGTGGGGTGAAGAGGGTTCCGAGCGCCTCCTCCGTGTGCTGTCGCATCCGTGTTCAGGGTCCCATCTGCGTCGCCCTACACGCGCTATTCGGTTGGTATTGGGTTCAGATCTGATGTACTACCGCGTGGATATTAGGGAACTGCTTACCACCTGCAAGATGCTGCTTCATCCCGGTGTGGGCAATGGCGATGGCGAGGCGCATTGTGAGGAAGATACGGACTGTCTCTCCCCTCGTTTCGTCGTGCTCGCTCACTTCATGCGCATCCCGGAAGGAGATAAGAAGCTCAAGTCCTGTGCGGATAAATTGGGGTTCGGTGCTGTCCGAGTTCCAATTGACACTTTCCTTGAGCCGTGCGTAGT
This region of Trypanosoma brucei gambiense DAL972 chromosome 10, complete sequence genomic DNA includes:
- a CDS encoding protein kinase, putative, which translates into the protein MFFDYPSLSLLHLTFLFFSTSFILTPLELLQTRRACRLAMSDSQMDCTAVWPSQVQYVDAGERTLLYRSRRGCVYRVFSKERNEWLVLKEEEVLEPNNLVRAVTAVQSLQSQFLLYHYSVRVQDGRMAALLMEQMDFTLRDVLAVQSRLAEAQVRAIALVALNALADLHERAGMVHGDLSPANIFFRRTGEMRLGDFSSAVPIDAAVEYFASTVLYSPVEALRNRQLVSRPSSDIWALGVVLNHCVSGERHPFVAAGASDFWKFLSELAEAEEETRRLQLQTHISGEFSELLSGMLSWNPASRPTAKELLNSRCLSQMSMCSARETLWSLVSEHCSLRS
- a CDS encoding potassium voltage-gated channel, putative; amino-acid sequence: MRFINQAASDRAVINAGGRRFETLFSTLHRYPDTPFAQLFPLPGRGARQHRGREFFLDVTPHVFEYILGFLRTNQLNLPAENLQIRAEVVYSMNQWGLLEHAFPPEVIEDGEGCSTGGAVVKLPDVCVVQVCDHMQHDQGVKRHALTITYGADGFQLRSLIRRVRRDLERQLSSTYWQCYQTNERAAFFVTTKVANGTADLLTTSVTQQLVEHTESMGYSLASSYVTLSPDVVHTSVRMLIHNFTFRRSRRVEVEPGDGIALGEGSETIEAEPNIPTMHVGPRREPLNAAESIPPRNERAVNIWTVD